In a genomic window of Glycine max cultivar Williams 82 chromosome 13, Glycine_max_v4.0, whole genome shotgun sequence:
- the LOC100795364 gene encoding uncharacterized protein yields the protein MAETSAALCFSTFRFSFAPSRSPSKTFFNNSSFHFPPPSSSHTCLLHFAPKASPSGNFSGDDSFGFFPWSDSDNNEIQWIPEERITLFTADGLIQIGGSMVPRRVSSSDKKHGKSKTAKKFQRFQESNYMNPNQGLCLGALFDIAATNGLDMGRRLCIFGFCRSIEMLSDVVEDTVLEHGGEIIAAEKASKGDLHEKLTMTVAVPLLWGVPPASETLHLAVKSGGGIVEKVYWQWDFL from the exons ATGGCGGAAACCTCTGCTGCACTATGCTTCTCCACATTCAGATTCTCTTTCGCTCCGTCCCGTTCTCCTTCCAAGACCTTCTTCAACAACAGCTCCTTCCATTTCCCTCCTCCTTCTAGTTCTCACACGTGTCTTCTCCATTTCGCTCCCAAAGCCTCCCCCTCCGGCAACTTCTCCGGCGACGATTCTTTCGGTTTTTTCCCTTGGTCCGATTCCGACAACAACG AAATTCAATGGATTCCTGAGGAGAGAATTACGTTGTTCACTGCTGATGGATTGATCCAGATTGGAGGCTCCATGGTTCCTCGCCGTGTCAGCTCTTCAGAT AAGAAGCACGGGAAATCCAAAACTGCTAAAAAATTTCAACGGTTTCAGGAGAGTAATTACATGAATCCCAATCAAGGCCTTTGTCTGGGTGCACTCTTTGATATTGCTGCTACTAAT GGACTTGATATGGGCAGGAGACTTTGTATttttggtttctgccgttcaatTGAGATGCTTAGTGATGTGGTGGAAGACACTGTTTTAGAGCACGGTGGGGAG ATCATTGCCGCGGAGAAGGCAAGCAAAGGTGATTTACATGAAAAGCTAACCATGACTGTTGCAGTGCCATTGTTATGGGGGGTTCCTCCAGCTTCTGAGACGCTTCACCTGGCTGTTAAAAGTGGTGGAGGGATTGTAGAGAAGGTTTATTGGCAATGGGACTTTCTGTAA